A single window of Streptomyces sp. NBC_00464 DNA harbors:
- a CDS encoding aminoglycoside phosphotransferase family protein: protein MYTASSSVSAPPRPLRPLGVGGGPYLDPRAVVPAPGIGRPLRAAGPGSPSLSGRLDLSGPQGAQLRMAIASVHRICPEFNPVQVLRRSGRSVLLVGSTGRATAVAKCLLDHSPAWSERFRHEIAAYRAFVRHRPPVRVPRLIAADPENCTLVIERMPGRVAALTRHPSEAPPRADLRAVLGAVSRVNAWRPPAGLFDAPLDYAARIARYHELGLFTDRDLGDLQKLLHGLAHAGGRQGMGQFCHGDALLSNILLSPTGPVLVDWEHAGWYLPGYDLATLWAVLGDAPVARRQISQLAQVAGPAARDSFLVNLMLVLTREIRTYETALQRAMRDTTAPARTVQDRPGALSSGEEQRLLLRRLHDDCAMARSAVRAAVGTR, encoded by the coding sequence ATGTACACAGCATCGTCCTCCGTGTCCGCCCCACCCCGGCCGCTGCGTCCCCTGGGAGTGGGTGGCGGACCGTATCTCGACCCCCGCGCCGTCGTCCCCGCGCCCGGCATCGGCCGGCCCCTGCGCGCGGCAGGTCCGGGTTCCCCTTCGCTCAGCGGAAGACTGGACCTGTCGGGCCCGCAGGGCGCTCAGTTGAGGATGGCGATCGCCTCGGTGCACCGGATCTGCCCGGAGTTCAATCCGGTGCAGGTCCTGCGGCGCAGTGGCCGTTCGGTACTCCTCGTCGGTTCCACCGGCCGGGCGACCGCGGTCGCCAAGTGTTTACTGGACCACTCGCCCGCGTGGTCGGAGCGGTTCCGTCACGAAATAGCGGCATACCGGGCGTTCGTCCGGCACCGTCCGCCGGTCCGGGTGCCCCGGCTCATCGCAGCGGACCCGGAGAACTGCACCCTGGTCATCGAGCGGATGCCCGGCCGGGTGGCGGCGTTGACCAGGCACCCGTCCGAGGCCCCGCCGCGGGCGGATCTGCGGGCCGTGCTCGGTGCGGTCAGCCGGGTCAACGCCTGGCGTCCGCCGGCCGGCCTGTTCGACGCCCCGCTCGACTACGCGGCACGCATCGCGCGCTATCACGAGCTCGGCCTCTTCACCGACCGTGATCTGGGAGACCTTCAGAAGCTGCTGCACGGCCTGGCCCACGCCGGGGGCCGCCAGGGCATGGGGCAGTTCTGTCACGGTGACGCGCTGCTCTCCAACATCCTCCTGTCACCCACCGGTCCGGTTCTGGTGGACTGGGAACACGCCGGGTGGTATCTGCCGGGCTACGACCTGGCGACGCTCTGGGCGGTCCTGGGCGACGCGCCGGTGGCGCGGCGCCAGATCAGCCAGCTGGCCCAGGTCGCGGGTCCCGCGGCGCGGGACTCGTTCCTGGTCAATCTGATGCTCGTGCTCACGCGGGAGATCCGTACGTACGAGACGGCCCTTCAGCGGGCCATGCGGGACACCACCGCGCCGGCCCGGACGGTCCAGGACCGTCCGGGTGCGCTCTCGTCGGGCGAGGAGCAGCGACTGCTGCTGCGTCGCCTGCACGACGACTGCGCCATGGCGCGAAGTGCCGTTCGAGCCGCGGTCGGCACTCGCTGA
- a CDS encoding DNA-binding protein NsdB: MTGEPNTRLSDLFGLAGWSKGELARMVNRQAAAMGHPQLATDTSRVRRWIDMGESPRDPVPEVLAALFTERLGRVVTIEDLGFGRRGRVGKRREAGTEHNPDQLPWAPERTAAVLTEFTGMDLMLNRRGLVSAGAALAAGSTIAGPMHDWLHTDPVLAADAPRIDDPVHADPAGYDRYEAAPIGSEEIEALERSVEVFRAWDASRGGGLQRKAVVGQLNEVGGMLAYRHPDHLQRRLWGVAANLAVLAGWMSHDIGLEPTAQKYFVIAAHAAREGGDRPRAGEALSRAARQMVHLGRPDDALDLMKLAKSGSGDMVLPRTQAMLHTIEAWAQASMGRGQAMRRTLGRAEELFISDKGDVPPPSWMQMFDEADLHGMQALAFRTLAEHDPSAAVIAQRHAKQALELRVNGRQRSRIFDYISLASACFIADDPEQADRYARLALVTMGETSSHRTWDRLREMYRLTGQFAGYAKIEDLREEIKRSLPQSAIIKRPRSSEI, translated from the coding sequence GTGACCGGAGAACCCAACACCCGCCTTTCGGACCTGTTCGGCCTTGCCGGCTGGTCCAAGGGTGAACTCGCGAGAATGGTGAACCGGCAGGCGGCGGCCATGGGCCACCCACAGCTGGCCACCGACACCTCGCGCGTAAGGCGATGGATCGACATGGGGGAGTCCCCGCGCGATCCCGTGCCCGAAGTGCTGGCAGCCCTGTTCACCGAGCGGCTCGGTCGTGTCGTGACCATCGAGGACCTCGGGTTCGGCCGACGCGGGCGTGTGGGGAAACGGCGAGAGGCCGGGACGGAACACAATCCCGACCAACTCCCGTGGGCGCCCGAGCGGACGGCAGCGGTCCTCACCGAATTCACGGGAATGGACCTCATGCTCAACCGACGCGGCTTGGTGAGCGCGGGCGCCGCGCTCGCCGCCGGCTCCACGATCGCCGGCCCCATGCACGACTGGCTGCACACCGACCCCGTACTGGCGGCTGACGCCCCACGCATCGACGACCCCGTGCACGCGGATCCGGCCGGCTACGACCGGTACGAAGCCGCGCCCATCGGCTCGGAGGAGATCGAGGCCCTGGAGCGATCCGTGGAGGTGTTCCGCGCCTGGGACGCCTCCCGTGGCGGCGGCCTCCAGCGCAAGGCCGTGGTGGGCCAGCTCAACGAGGTGGGAGGCATGCTCGCCTACCGCCACCCCGATCACCTGCAGCGCCGTCTCTGGGGCGTCGCCGCCAACCTCGCCGTCCTCGCGGGCTGGATGTCCCACGACATCGGCCTCGAACCCACGGCCCAGAAGTACTTCGTCATCGCCGCACACGCCGCGCGCGAGGGTGGTGACCGGCCGCGCGCGGGCGAAGCCCTCTCCAGGGCGGCCCGCCAGATGGTCCACCTGGGCCGTCCCGACGACGCACTCGACCTCATGAAACTCGCCAAGTCGGGCTCGGGGGACATGGTCCTGCCGCGCACCCAGGCGATGCTGCACACGATCGAGGCCTGGGCGCAGGCCTCCATGGGGCGGGGGCAGGCCATGCGGCGCACCCTCGGCCGCGCGGAGGAGCTCTTCATCTCCGACAAGGGCGATGTGCCACCGCCCAGTTGGATGCAGATGTTCGACGAGGCTGATCTGCACGGCATGCAGGCCCTGGCGTTCCGCACGCTGGCCGAGCACGACCCCTCGGCAGCCGTCATCGCCCAGCGCCATGCGAAGCAGGCGCTGGAACTGCGGGTCAACGGACGCCAGCGGTCCAGGATCTTCGACTACATCTCGCTCGCTTCGGCCTGCTTCATCGCCGACGACCCCGAGCAGGCCGACCGTTACGCCCGGCTCGCCCTGGTGACGATGGGGGAGACCTCCTCGCACCGCACCTGGGACCGGCTGCGTGAAATGTACCGGCTGACGGGCCAGTTCGCGGGCTACGCGAAGATCGAGGACCTGCGCGAGGAGATCAAGCGTTCGCTGCCGCAGAGCGCCATCATCAAGAGGCCCAGGAGTTCGGAGATCTGA
- a CDS encoding PP2C family protein-serine/threonine phosphatase: MPPHPSADHPAPQPPERDAVDALINRTHRLRGDVDAVRRDTALVDEDDPQLRWQRALCDLAVHQLDDLGAHLGQLRQGLPSEASEQLAAGATLLADRDSPAAEQPGSLIGRVGSAEWNLLTDEVSWSDELLQIFGRTPETGPLSLDDLPSVLVPEDQPLLTSLVTDCLVDGKPIDGEFRIVHTDGRIRTLHMMGEPVLDADGCTASMWAVLRDVSALHRSRQVVRRTQESLHRQQHIARTERRMAVELQEAVLPPWRGSLSLPDQGPGSLDIAAHYLPSDSSALIGGGWYDAMELPDGRTLLTVGDLTGHGIQATSAMAMILGALRGMAVAGIEPGALMGHLNQLLETSIQPALGSAVCCRFDPATRRLDWAQAGHPAPLLFRNGTGRPVPPPDGVLLGAASGVAYEQDELHLLPGDVLVLHTDGLARGKGNAHSGLRSGTETLLGLAPRFAEARTAQECVRTVVEEFGGTERLDDACVLIARVGA, from the coding sequence ATGCCGCCCCATCCGTCCGCGGACCACCCCGCCCCCCAGCCGCCCGAGCGCGATGCGGTTGACGCATTGATCAACCGGACGCATCGGCTGCGCGGCGATGTGGACGCGGTGCGGCGCGACACCGCCCTCGTCGACGAGGACGACCCGCAACTGCGCTGGCAGCGCGCCCTGTGCGACCTGGCGGTCCACCAGCTCGACGACCTCGGCGCACATCTGGGACAGCTCAGGCAGGGCCTTCCGTCGGAGGCCTCCGAGCAGCTCGCGGCCGGGGCGACGCTGCTCGCCGACCGGGATTCGCCCGCCGCCGAACAGCCGGGATCACTGATCGGCCGGGTGGGCAGCGCCGAATGGAACCTGCTGACCGATGAGGTGAGCTGGTCCGACGAACTGCTCCAGATCTTCGGCCGCACACCCGAGACAGGGCCGCTCTCGCTGGATGACCTGCCCTCCGTGCTCGTACCCGAGGACCAGCCTCTGCTCACCTCGCTGGTGACGGACTGCCTGGTCGACGGCAAGCCGATAGACGGCGAGTTCCGCATCGTGCACACCGACGGGCGGATCAGGACCCTGCACATGATGGGTGAGCCCGTCCTCGACGCGGACGGTTGCACCGCTTCCATGTGGGCGGTCCTGCGCGATGTCAGCGCGCTGCACCGCAGTCGGCAGGTGGTACGCCGGACCCAGGAATCACTCCACCGCCAGCAGCACATCGCCAGGACCGAACGCCGCATGGCCGTGGAACTGCAGGAGGCCGTACTCCCCCCGTGGCGAGGCTCGCTCAGCCTTCCGGACCAGGGGCCCGGATCGCTGGACATCGCGGCCCACTATCTGCCGTCGGATTCGAGCGCCCTGATCGGCGGCGGCTGGTACGACGCCATGGAGCTGCCGGACGGCCGGACACTGCTCACGGTCGGTGATCTGACCGGTCACGGCATCCAGGCCACCTCCGCCATGGCGATGATCCTGGGTGCGCTGCGGGGCATGGCGGTGGCCGGGATCGAGCCCGGAGCGTTGATGGGGCACCTCAACCAGTTACTCGAGACATCCATCCAGCCCGCCCTGGGCAGCGCGGTGTGCTGCCGGTTCGACCCCGCCACCCGCAGGCTGGACTGGGCGCAGGCCGGACACCCGGCTCCACTGCTTTTCCGCAACGGAACCGGGCGGCCGGTTCCCCCTCCGGACGGAGTGCTCCTCGGAGCGGCGTCCGGAGTCGCCTACGAGCAGGACGAATTGCACCTGCTGCCCGGTGATGTGCTGGTACTGCACACCGACGGTTTGGCCCGGGGCAAGGGGAACGCGCACAGCGGTCTCCGTTCGGGCACGGAAACACTGCTCGGACTCGCGCCGCGCTTCGCCGAGGCCCGTACAGCACAGGAATGCGTCCGGACCGTCGTCGAGGAGTTCGGTGGCACCGAACGACTGGACGACGCGTGTGTACTCATCGCCCGCGTCGGGGCGTAG
- the rpmG gene encoding 50S ribosomal protein L33 — protein MARSETRPVVTLRSTAGTGQSYVTRKSRRNNPDRLVLRKYDPAAGQHVLFREER, from the coding sequence ATGGCCCGCAGTGAAACCCGTCCCGTCGTCACCCTCCGCTCGACCGCCGGAACCGGTCAGAGCTATGTGACGCGGAAAAGCCGTCGCAACAACCCCGACCGCCTGGTCCTGCGCAAGTACGACCCCGCAGCCGGGCAGCACGTCCTGTTCCGCGAGGAACGCTGA
- a CDS encoding type B 50S ribosomal protein L31, protein MKSRIHPVSRPVVFRDRAAGAAFLTRSTAHSDQRVTWEDGRSYPVIDVETSSASHPFYTGTRQVLDTAGRIEQFNRRYGAEAPATGA, encoded by the coding sequence ATGAAGTCCCGAATTCACCCCGTCTCCCGTCCGGTGGTCTTCCGTGACCGTGCCGCGGGGGCTGCCTTCCTCACCCGTTCCACCGCGCATTCCGATCAGCGGGTGACGTGGGAGGACGGCCGGAGTTATCCCGTCATCGATGTGGAGACCTCGTCGGCGAGTCACCCGTTCTACACGGGGACCCGGCAGGTGCTGGACACGGCCGGCCGGATCGAGCAGTTCAACCGCCGTTACGGCGCCGAGGCCCCTGCCACCGGTGCGTGA
- a CDS encoding DUF1275 family protein: MLLSAASGAADAFVFICVGQVFAGVMTGNLVLLGAAAAGAGEEGVALRVVTALVSYGCGVAWGAVAGERVWWRLPVMLLIEVVLLSLGAALWACGLITSDADRLGLLVVMGLAMGIQGRVRATPTNYFTGTLTSLVARLARASWRHDDGWVAGRLLAVVAGAALAALTVRLWPASGAVSAAGLAAAALFVETAGRRAVTAAARA, translated from the coding sequence CTGCTGCTGTCTGCGGCCTCCGGAGCAGCGGACGCCTTCGTCTTCATCTGCGTCGGCCAGGTCTTCGCCGGTGTGATGACGGGCAACCTGGTACTGCTGGGCGCCGCGGCCGCGGGGGCCGGCGAGGAGGGAGTCGCGCTGCGTGTGGTCACCGCGCTGGTCTCGTACGGGTGCGGGGTGGCCTGGGGCGCGGTGGCCGGGGAGCGGGTGTGGTGGCGGCTGCCCGTCATGCTGCTGATCGAGGTGGTGCTGCTCAGCCTGGGCGCGGCGCTGTGGGCGTGCGGCCTGATCACGTCGGACGCGGACCGGCTGGGGTTGCTGGTGGTCATGGGACTCGCGATGGGCATCCAGGGCCGTGTCCGGGCCACGCCCACGAACTACTTCACCGGAACGCTGACCTCTCTCGTCGCACGGCTCGCCCGGGCATCGTGGCGTCACGATGACGGCTGGGTCGCCGGCCGGCTGCTCGCCGTCGTGGCGGGCGCGGCACTGGCCGCGCTGACGGTGCGTCTGTGGCCTGCTTCGGGCGCCGTGTCCGCCGCGGGTCTGGCGGCCGCCGCTCTGTTCGTCGAAACTGCCGGACGGAGGGCCGTCACGGCAGCGGCCCGGGCGTAG
- a CDS encoding cryptochrome/photolyase family protein, translated as MTVAVVLFTADLRLHDHPPLRAALASSDEIVPLFVRDSAIEAAGFGAPNRLAFLADCLRDLDAGLRERGGRLVIRSGDVAEEVGRIVSETGAADVHLAAGVSAYARRREERLRAALASGGQRLHVHDGVVTAVAPGAVTPAASDHFAVFTPYFRRWSAQRVRETFAAPRAVRVPDGPGSEAVPARSAVSGVSEGLAEGGERQARTRFTAWRRHGLAAYEEGHDDLSGDATSRLSPHLHFGTLSPVELVHRARTVEGAGAEAFVRQLCWREFHHQVLAARPAAARQDYRTRHDHWRSETDAAEDIEAWRQGRTGYPVVDAAMRQLRHEGWMHNRGRLLTAGFLTKTLYVDWRIGARHFLDLLVDGDVANNQLNWQWMAGTGTDSRPNRVLNPVIQAKRYDPDGSYVRRWVPELAEVSGSAVHEPWKLRRSGRDRPDYPEPVVGLADGLSRFRRARGLD; from the coding sequence ATGACCGTAGCGGTCGTCCTGTTCACTGCCGATCTCCGGCTGCACGACCATCCACCACTGCGGGCGGCGCTCGCTTCCTCGGACGAGATCGTGCCGCTGTTCGTCCGTGACAGCGCGATCGAGGCGGCCGGGTTCGGCGCCCCGAACCGCCTGGCGTTCCTTGCCGACTGTCTGCGGGATCTCGACGCCGGGCTGCGTGAGCGGGGCGGCAGGCTGGTGATCCGTTCGGGCGATGTCGCCGAGGAGGTGGGGCGGATCGTCTCCGAGACGGGTGCGGCGGACGTCCATCTCGCGGCCGGCGTCAGCGCGTACGCCCGTCGTCGCGAGGAGCGGCTGCGCGCGGCGCTGGCGTCCGGCGGGCAGCGGCTGCACGTCCACGACGGCGTGGTCACCGCGGTCGCGCCCGGCGCCGTGACGCCGGCGGCCTCGGACCACTTCGCCGTGTTCACGCCGTACTTCAGGCGCTGGTCCGCGCAGCGGGTACGCGAGACCTTCGCCGCGCCCCGGGCCGTGCGGGTCCCGGACGGTCCGGGGTCGGAAGCCGTGCCCGCCCGCAGCGCGGTCTCCGGGGTGTCGGAGGGTCTGGCCGAGGGCGGGGAGCGTCAGGCCCGCACACGGTTCACCGCATGGCGGCGTCACGGGCTCGCGGCGTACGAGGAGGGTCACGACGACCTGTCCGGCGACGCGACGTCCCGGCTCTCGCCGCACCTGCACTTCGGCACCCTGTCCCCCGTCGAGCTCGTCCACCGGGCCCGCACCGTTGAAGGGGCCGGGGCCGAGGCCTTCGTCCGGCAGTTGTGCTGGCGCGAGTTCCACCACCAGGTCCTCGCGGCCCGGCCCGCCGCGGCCCGGCAGGACTACCGCACCCGGCACGACCACTGGCGCTCCGAGACGGATGCCGCCGAGGACATCGAGGCCTGGCGGCAGGGACGCACCGGCTACCCCGTGGTCGACGCGGCGATGCGCCAGCTGCGCCACGAGGGCTGGATGCACAACCGCGGACGGCTGCTCACCGCCGGCTTCCTGACCAAGACGCTGTACGTGGACTGGCGCATCGGCGCACGGCACTTCCTGGACCTGCTCGTCGACGGCGATGTCGCCAACAATCAGCTGAACTGGCAGTGGATGGCCGGGACCGGCACGGACAGCCGCCCCAACCGGGTACTCAACCCCGTGATCCAGGCCAAGCGATACGACCCGGACGGCAGCTACGTCCGCCGCTGGGTGCCGGAGCTGGCGGAGGTGTCCGGGTCCGCCGTGCATGAGCCGTGGAAGCTGCGGAGGTCGGGGCGTGACCGGCCGGACTATCCGGAGCCGGTGGTGGGGCTGGCCGACGGGCTGTCCCGCTTCAGGCGGGCACGCGGCCTGGACTGA
- a CDS encoding SDR family oxidoreductase, producing the protein MTSDRGNEPHCLVTGATGYIGGRLVPELLAAGYRVRCLARSPEKLRDYPWAGEVEIVRGDVTDAQSLAPAMRGIDVAYYLVHALTAGGGFEETDRRAATVFGEQAHAAGVGRIVYLGGLTPNDVPEQELSPHLRSRAEVGRILLDSGVPTTALRAAVIIGSGSASFEMLRYLTERLPVMVTPSWVSTRIQPIAVRDVLRYLVGSARMEREVSRTFDIGGPDIVTYRDMMQRYAEVADLPHRLILPVPMLTPRLSSHWIGLVTPVPRSIARPLAESLRYEVVCREHDIARYVPDGPGQPFGLDKALRLALQRVREARVTTRWSSASVPGVPSDPLPTDPDWAGGSLYTDVRGLDVNASPEALWRVVEGIGGDHGWYSFPLAWAVRGWLDRLVGGVGLRRGRRDTDRLRVGDSLDFWRVEEIEPGRLLRLRAEMRLPGLAWLEMYAEPDGRGRSRYRQRALFHPRGLLGHAYWWSVWPFHSVVFGGMARNIARTAAGSASPEPASATVSP; encoded by the coding sequence ATGACGAGCGACCGCGGGAATGAGCCTCACTGTCTGGTCACCGGCGCCACCGGCTACATCGGGGGGCGCCTGGTCCCGGAACTTCTGGCGGCGGGGTACCGGGTGCGCTGCCTGGCCCGCAGCCCGGAGAAGCTGCGGGACTACCCGTGGGCGGGCGAGGTGGAGATCGTCCGAGGCGACGTCACCGACGCACAGTCGCTCGCCCCGGCCATGCGGGGCATCGACGTGGCCTACTACCTGGTGCACGCCCTGACGGCCGGCGGCGGCTTCGAGGAGACGGACCGCAGGGCCGCCACGGTCTTCGGGGAGCAGGCGCATGCGGCGGGGGTCGGCCGGATCGTCTACCTCGGTGGCCTCACTCCTAACGACGTACCCGAACAGGAGCTGTCACCGCACCTGCGGTCGCGGGCCGAGGTGGGCAGGATCCTGCTGGATTCCGGCGTCCCGACCACCGCTCTGCGGGCCGCGGTCATCATCGGATCCGGGTCGGCCTCCTTCGAGATGCTGCGCTATCTCACGGAGCGGCTGCCCGTCATGGTGACGCCCAGCTGGGTGTCCACGCGGATCCAGCCGATCGCGGTGCGGGACGTGCTGCGCTATCTGGTGGGCAGCGCCCGGATGGAGCGGGAGGTGAGCCGCACCTTCGACATCGGCGGGCCCGACATCGTCACCTACCGCGACATGATGCAGCGCTACGCGGAGGTCGCCGACCTTCCGCACCGGCTGATCCTCCCCGTTCCGATGCTCACCCCGCGGCTGTCCAGCCACTGGATCGGCCTGGTCACCCCCGTGCCGCGCTCGATCGCCCGCCCGCTCGCCGAGTCGCTGCGGTACGAGGTGGTGTGCCGGGAACACGACATCGCACGGTACGTCCCCGACGGCCCCGGGCAGCCGTTCGGCCTCGACAAGGCGCTGCGGCTGGCACTGCAACGGGTCCGGGAGGCACGGGTCACCACCCGGTGGTCCTCCGCATCCGTGCCCGGGGTGCCCAGCGACCCACTGCCCACGGACCCCGACTGGGCCGGCGGCAGCCTGTACACGGATGTGCGCGGACTCGACGTCAACGCGTCCCCGGAGGCGCTGTGGCGGGTCGTCGAGGGGATCGGCGGCGATCACGGCTGGTATTCGTTCCCGCTCGCCTGGGCGGTACGCGGGTGGCTCGACCGGCTGGTGGGGGGCGTGGGACTGCGACGCGGGCGGCGGGACACCGACCGGCTGCGCGTGGGTGACTCGCTGGACTTCTGGCGCGTCGAGGAGATCGAGCCGGGCCGCCTGCTGCGGCTGCGCGCCGAGATGCGGCTGCCGGGCCTGGCCTGGCTGGAGATGTACGCGGAGCCCGACGGCCGGGGCCGCTCGCGCTACCGCCAGCGGGCGCTGTTCCATCCGCGCGGGCTGCTCGGCCACGCGTACTGGTGGAGCGTGTGGCCCTTCCACTCGGTCGTGTTCGGGGGGATGGCCCGCAACATCGCCCGTACGGCGGCGGGCTCGGCGTCACCCGAACCGGCGAGCGCCACGGTGTCGCCCTGA
- a CDS encoding VanZ family protein: MTRHRAWGHVLLQITILVTAFVAMVGFSVVLAKVTLTPSPASEDLVTSNLHPGRSLRQYAEDYTFLAACKQAGGNLVLGMPFGVLLPVLVPRRLRMVRMVLLTVLVIVVVELVQGALVAGRAFDIDDVILNTTGALLGYLLLGRRLSHRYHVLAAEPGRKAAPARTRRPKPARPRTTKRTGRVTATWTRMRQGVRAGVTRRRVRKG, encoded by the coding sequence GTGACACGGCACAGGGCATGGGGCCATGTTCTGCTCCAGATCACCATCCTGGTGACGGCCTTCGTGGCCATGGTCGGATTCTCCGTCGTGCTGGCAAAGGTGACGCTCACACCGTCGCCCGCTTCGGAGGATCTCGTGACGTCGAATCTCCACCCGGGACGCTCGCTCCGGCAGTACGCCGAGGACTACACCTTCCTCGCAGCCTGCAAACAGGCCGGTGGCAATCTCGTGCTGGGCATGCCGTTCGGCGTGCTGCTGCCCGTTCTCGTGCCACGACGGCTGCGCATGGTCCGCATGGTCCTGCTGACCGTCCTGGTCATCGTCGTGGTCGAACTGGTTCAGGGAGCGCTGGTCGCGGGGCGGGCCTTCGACATCGACGACGTCATACTCAACACGACGGGCGCGCTGCTCGGCTATCTGCTGCTGGGCCGGCGTCTGAGTCACCGCTACCACGTGCTCGCGGCCGAACCGGGGCGCAAGGCCGCCCCGGCCCGGACCCGGCGGCCGAAGCCCGCCCGCCCCCGGACCACGAAGCGGACCGGCCGGGTGACCGCGACCTGGACCCGGATGCGGCAGGGAGTGCGGGCCGGAGTCACCCGCAGACGAGTCCGCAAGGGATGA
- a CDS encoding DUF4389 domain-containing protein, with protein sequence MADAQWSPGRRAGDAEEFLPVLDIIEPARQRRLTVLFRLLLLIPHFIVLFFLEVAAFFTVVFGWFAALVLGRLPEPVFRFLAATLAYRTRVAASGMLLVDSYPPFTLTQPPDHPVRIDVRPTGLNRLAVFFRLILVIPAAIVQSLATYGWYALAIVWWLITLILGRMPRPLFEATAATLRYEMRVSAYVSMLSPAYPKGFFGEDALSVPEQQGRSATRPLVMSTAGKALLVLFLVLGLIGSITTSVTRSSSDDTDYHMQA encoded by the coding sequence ATGGCCGACGCGCAGTGGAGTCCGGGACGCCGTGCAGGGGACGCGGAGGAGTTCCTGCCGGTGCTGGACATCATCGAGCCGGCCCGCCAGCGCAGGCTCACCGTCCTGTTCCGTCTCCTGCTGCTGATCCCGCACTTCATCGTGCTGTTCTTCCTGGAGGTCGCGGCCTTCTTCACCGTCGTGTTCGGCTGGTTCGCAGCCCTTGTCCTGGGCCGGCTCCCCGAGCCCGTCTTCCGCTTCCTTGCGGCGACCCTCGCCTACCGCACGAGGGTCGCCGCAAGCGGCATGCTCCTCGTCGACAGCTATCCGCCCTTCACCCTGACCCAGCCGCCGGACCACCCCGTCCGGATCGACGTCCGTCCGACAGGTCTCAACCGGCTGGCCGTCTTCTTCCGGCTGATCCTGGTGATTCCGGCCGCCATCGTGCAGAGCCTGGCCACCTACGGCTGGTACGCCCTGGCGATCGTGTGGTGGCTGATCACCCTGATCCTCGGACGCATGCCCCGTCCTCTCTTCGAAGCCACGGCGGCCACCCTCCGCTACGAGATGCGCGTCTCCGCGTACGTGTCGATGCTCAGCCCCGCCTACCCCAAGGGATTCTTCGGCGAGGACGCCCTCTCCGTACCGGAACAGCAGGGGCGCTCCGCGACCAGGCCTCTGGTCATGAGCACCGCGGGCAAGGCGCTGCTGGTCCTTTTCCTCGTCCTCGGTCTCATCGGCAGCATCACGACGTCCGTGACCCGTTCGTCGTCCGACGACACCGATTACCACATGCAGGCGTAA
- a CDS encoding DinB family protein, with amino-acid sequence MTWTAPEAARTGGSLVAAEREMLTGYLGWFRATLLRKCAGLTGEQLAERTTPPSNLSLLGLLRHMAKVERTWFRQRFAGQDLAPMYDPQKGKDADFEDLDPARAAEDYARLVEECRLADEIVAGASFDDTFVHNGEVFSLRLVHVHMIGEYARHIGHADLVRERLDGVTGD; translated from the coding sequence ATGACATGGACAGCACCTGAAGCCGCACGCACGGGCGGATCACTCGTCGCCGCAGAGCGGGAGATGCTCACCGGGTACCTCGGTTGGTTCCGCGCCACCCTCCTCCGGAAGTGCGCCGGCCTGACCGGCGAGCAGCTTGCCGAGCGGACCACACCGCCGTCGAACCTCTCGCTGCTCGGACTCCTGCGCCACATGGCCAAGGTCGAACGCACCTGGTTCCGGCAGCGGTTCGCCGGTCAGGACCTCGCGCCGATGTACGACCCGCAGAAGGGCAAGGACGCGGACTTCGAGGACCTCGATCCGGCCCGGGCCGCCGAGGACTACGCCCGGCTCGTCGAGGAGTGCCGCCTGGCGGACGAGATCGTCGCCGGCGCGTCGTTCGACGACACGTTCGTCCACAACGGAGAGGTCTTCTCGCTGCGCCTCGTGCACGTCCACATGATCGGCGAGTACGCGCGCCACATCGGCCACGCCGATCTGGTGCGCGAGCGGCTGGACGGAGTCACCGGGGACTGA
- a CDS encoding lytic polysaccharide monooxygenase auxiliary activity family 9 protein: protein MHAKRKTAAVIGALLAPVLALSLPASSASAHGYISSPPSRQAQCAAGTVSCGDIKYEPQSVEGPKGLTSCSGGNSRFAELDDDSKGWQVTPVSRSTSFQWVLTARHSTSTWQYFAGGQKIAEFNDNGAQPGATVTHQVDFGSHTGKQKVLAVWNIADTSNAFYACIDVNVS from the coding sequence ATGCACGCGAAAAGGAAGACTGCCGCAGTCATCGGTGCCTTACTCGCACCGGTGCTCGCCCTGAGCCTCCCGGCGAGCTCCGCCAGCGCCCACGGCTACATCTCGTCACCCCCCAGCAGGCAGGCCCAGTGCGCCGCCGGAACGGTCAGCTGCGGCGACATAAAGTACGAACCCCAGAGTGTGGAAGGCCCCAAGGGGCTGACCAGTTGTAGCGGCGGCAACAGCAGGTTCGCCGAACTCGACGACGACTCCAAGGGCTGGCAGGTCACTCCGGTGAGCCGGAGCACCTCCTTCCAGTGGGTGCTGACGGCTCGTCATTCCACCAGCACCTGGCAGTACTTCGCCGGTGGCCAGAAGATCGCCGAATTCAACGACAACGGCGCGCAGCCCGGTGCCACCGTCACCCACCAGGTGGACTTCGGCAGCCACACCGGAAAGCAGAAGGTCCTCGCGGTGTGGAACATCGCCGACACGTCCAACGCCTTCTACGCGTGCATCGACGTCAACGTCAGCTGA